A portion of the Rhizoctonia solani chromosome 6, complete sequence genome contains these proteins:
- a CDS encoding peptidase C14 produces MNLSDSLKYSKDKFKRRLGMRSKDDSRPSSAIGSHPCPTPLSEPAQLIPPAATSTEDGSQVVASDPSVSADSTIEKPSGAWNAIRALLTTLESSTDAFGPLKSAISGLKGLIDIYENACKQRKEYNELGIRLKEILQDLADHIERPAGLIMTKSVKRIQDEIMQEAKRVANKQANKTGRRLIDAMEESDGIMECYRRIDGHLRRITLNASMGALEAIKEHTLESRMNRMSPHTSATYNSAESLDVQRGICTSGTRKAQIKELMEWANMPDTGKTCWMNGMAGTGKTTIAYTVCSKLDKSNRLGASFFCSRAIAECRQVKHIIPSIAYQLARFSRPFQRALAEVLEEDCDAHTRALNLQYQKLIIDPLKAVEKSLPEDFIVVIDALDECESLTAVEQILELLLSTTHTLPIRFLISSRPEREITERITGRSNGQDEARLVLHNLDSNMVKTDIETYMREELKGIPLKDSEWTIMIERCGVLFIYAATICRYIKNANKMKTLKKAVKVIIDSGSASMEKGDERIIDELYKTILDNAFKGTELNETNRRTMREVLETAVCATEPMSLDAMASLLQLDSAEEVDALLGPLRSVLNITKKTKLVTTLHASFPDFILSQGRSGNYYCSPNTRHATIAEACLRLIDGAEPEFNICALPSSFLLDDQVKDLAHRVTHSISPGLAYACRYWTTHLTLGEHTNRLTGLVGGFFQSRLLLWMEVINLTKNIRYATSIIQSAEKWCTERDVPEHITKLAHDASQFVSVYANHPVSQSTPHIYTSMLPFWPRSRPLSAAYMPRTSGLVQPTGTAIDRRRLALIATWKVSTGEVRSMSLSRDGRRLVAPTADSIEVYDTTTGESVVSLTEERTKDVYYVAISPDGSKVAFSGLGGTPYVWDTANGSAVTQLLPDGVSGGHSLAFSPDGSRVACGLRNGKVYICALGPDVSAHGPFTGHITYVNSVVFSSHGLHLASGSNDRTVRVWDVQTGQPVGTPFEGHTAEVWSVCSCPTDSRIASGSWDKTIRVWDPQTGQTVLGPLTGHSSHVFCVAFSHNGAFIASGSKDNTIRVYDTRTGHIVLGPLEGHTNAIRSVIFSPDSTRLFSCSDDGTVRVWNVQDIDTSNSLPTASSLSSRIYSIRYSRSGTRVVSGSEDGSIHVWDVATGQLMLGPLHGHEGEVASVDYSADDRYIASGSGDRTLRIWDGLTGQDIHGPMEGHSRWANCVRFSPDSTVVVSGSHDLTVRIWDVSTGQQVTQLFQGDGCIHSVGISLDGHRVVCGLIHGKIVVLDRHGGTTLVGAIDAHKAQVLSVEFSQDGKRLVSGSPDKSVRIWDAETWKQLVVCGESGGAHSSSVSVSFSPNGLYVASGSSDHTVRVWDSENGKLIHGPLKAHTDRVECIQFSPDGSHLVSCSWDRTIRFWDVSLLGTHSQENATTGTNNAGAGVPTSDSHVSHLSSLDGDGWVVDSHGRRLVWVPSDLRTYLALPPTSSIIADQGAFTLNTDGWNIGDSYCTSMDQYQFRYDAEKVTEERGINMAEGNGRPLSSCILALLRAGQVIKLEHREIVNYHRSLSLHQARQSAFGFGANTRQLVAESVVKVMARVARRCIRVRDAFGTVRHPCALIVSRRARHGRIMMYMSSSNHDLLDSMTHPGAGVFHDPSSQLGIEVYDTTGESVVSLAEERTKYVESATISPDGSKVAFSSYRGTPYVWDTANGGAVTQLLPDGVSGGLSLAFSPDGSRVACGLRNGEVYICALGQDVSAHGPLMGHTTDVYSVVFSSDGLHLASGSSDRTVRVWDVQTGQPVCTPFKGHTAEVWSVCSCPTDSRIASGSSDRTIRVWDPHTGQTVLGPLTAHSGAVYCVAFSHNGAFIASGSADNTIRVYDTRTGYTVLGPLEGHIKYITSVIFSPDSTRLFSCSADGTVRVWNVQDIDTSNPLPAALSLSSRIYSIRYSRSGTRVVSGSADGSIHVWDVATGQLVLGPLHGHEGDVSVDYSADDRYIASGSRDSTVRIWDGLTGQDIHGPMEGHSDWVNCVRFSPDSTVVVSGSDDCTVRIWDVSTGQQVTQLPQGDQWILSVGTSPDGHRVVCGSNHGKIVVLDRHGGTTLVGLVDAHKDWVRPVEFSQDGKRLVSGSDDKSVVIWDAETGKQLVVCGKTGGAHSDSVSSVSFSPNGPYVASGSWDHTVGVWDSENGKLIHGPLRGHTDIVRSIQFSPDGSHLVSCSWDRTIRFWDVSLLGTHSQENATTGTNNAGAGISTSDSHVSHLSSLDDDGWVVDSHGRRLVWVPSDLRTYLALPRPPRSSLTKGLLL; encoded by the exons ATGAACCTAAGCGATTCGCTCAAATATTCAAAAGACAAGTTTAAAAGACGCCTGGGCATGAGATCTAAAGACGACAGTCGCCCCTCTTCTGCGataggttcccatccatgtCCAACACCCTTATCCGAGCCTGCTCAGCTTATTCCACCTGCGGCTACGTCTACTGAGGATGGCTCGCAGGTTGTTGCTTCTGATCCGTCAGTCTCCGCCGATAGTACTATAGAAAAACCCTCGGGCGCCTGGAACGCAATTAGGGCCCTTCTTACTACCCTCGAGTCGAGTACTGATGCGTTCGGCCCACTCAAGTCAGCGATCAGCGGTCTCAAGGGACTTATAGACATATACGAG AACGCATGCAAGCAGCGCAAGGAGTATAACGAATTAGGTATCAGGCTAAAGGAAATATTGCAAGATCTAGCAGATCATATCGAGCGACCAGCAGGACTTATAATGACCAAGAGTGTAAAACGGATCCAAGA CGAAATCATGCAAGAAGCCAAGAGAGTGGCCAACAAACAGGCAAATAAGACAGGAAGACGGTTGATAGATGCTATGGAAGAATCTGACGGAATAATGGAATGCTACCGCCGTATTGATGGTCACCTGCGAAGAATCACG CTCAACGCGAGCATGGGCGCCCTGGAGGCCATCAAGGAGCATACATTA GAGTCACGGATGAACAGAATGTCGCCCCACACGTCCGCAACGTACAACTCTGCCGAATCATTGGACGTCCAGAGGGGAATCTGTACTTCAGGAACCCGAAAAGCACAAATCAAAGAGCTGATGGAATGGGCGAATATGCCAGACACCGGAAAGACATGCTGGATGAATGGAATGGCCGGCACAGGCAAGACGACCATTGCATACACTGTGTGCAGCAAGCTCGACAAATCCAACCGACTGGGCGCCAGTTTTTTTTGCTCGAGGGCAATCGCAGAATGTCGTCAAGTCAAGCATATAATCCCATCCATCGCATACCAGCTTGCCAGATTCTCGCGCCCCTTCCAACGTGCACTAGCCGAAGTCCTTGAAGAAGATTGCGATGCCCATACTCGAGCACTAAACTTGCAATACCAGAAGCTTATTATCGACCCGCTAAAAGCCGTGGAGAAGTCCCTCCCGGAAGATTTTATTGTAGTTATTGACGCCCTGGACGAATGCGAGAGTTTGACAGCCGTTGAGCAAATACTGGAGCTACTCCTGTCGACTACTCACACGCTCCCCATCCGATTTCTCATATCCAGCCGCCCAGAGCGAGAGATAACAGAAAGAATAACAGGGCGATCGAACGGGCAGGACGAGGCCCGACTTGTACTGCATAACCTAGATTCGAATATGGTGAAGACTGACATCGAAACATATATGCGCGAAGAGCTGAAAGGGATCCCGCTGAAAGACTCGGAGTGGACTATTATGATCGAACGCTGCGGGGTGTTGTTCATCTATGCGGCTACCATCTGCCGTTACATCAAGAACGCAAATAAAATGAAAACGCTGAAAAAAGCCGTGAAGGTGATCATTGACTCGGGATCTGCTTCAATGGAGAAAGGAGACGAACGTATAATCGACGAGCTTTATAAGACTATTCTCGACaatgccttcaaggggacTGAACTGAACGAGACAAATAGGCGAACAATGAGAGAAGTACTTGAAACGGCTGTGTGTGCGACAGAGCCAATGTCGTTGGACGCTATGGCTAGCCTGCTGCAATTGGATAGTGCTGAGGAAGTGGACGCCCTCCTAGGCCCCCTTCGATCGGTGCTAAACATAACGAAAAAGACCAAACTTGTAACTACTTTGCATGCATCATTTCCCGACTTCATACTTTCGCAAGGCCGCTCTGGTAACTATTACTGTAGCCCAAACACCCGCCACGCGACGATCGCGGAAGCCTGCTTACGACTCATCGACGGTGCCGAGCCAGAGTTCAACATATGCGCACTGCCTTCTTCCTTCTTGCTAGACGACCAGGTCAAAGACCTCGCCCACCGGGTCACCCACTCAATCTCACCCGGCCTCGCATATGCATGTCGCTACTGGACCACCCACCTCACTCTCGGCGAACACACGAATCGCCTGACTGGGCTTGTTGGCGGCTTCTTCCAGTCCAGGCTGCTGCTATGGATGGAAGTCATCAATCTCACCAAGAACATACGTTATGCGACATCCATCATACAGAGCGCCGAGAAGTGGTGTACC GAGCGAGACGTACCCGAACATATCACAAAGCTAGCCCACGACGCATCTCAGTTCGTATCGGTCTATGCCAACCATCCCGTATCTCAAAGCACTCCACACATCTACACTTCCATGCTTCCCTTCTGGCCCAGATCTCGGCCACTCTCGGCAGCATACATGCCAAGAACATCCGGACTTGTGCAGCCGACAGGAACAGCGATCGATCGACGACGACTGGCACTCATAGCCACCTGGAAGGTCTCGACCGGGGAAGTGAGGTCGATGAGTCTGTCAAGAGACGGAAGACGACTTGTGGCACCTACCGCAGACAGCATCGAGGTGTACGATACGACGACGGGCGAGAGTGTGGTCAGTCTCACCGAAGAGCGCACAAAGGATGTCTACTACGTTGCGATATCTCCCGACGGATCCAAGGTGGCCTTTTCTGGCCTTGGTGGTACCCCATATGTGTGGGACACCGCCAACGGAAGCGCGGTCACGCAACTGCTTCCTGATGGCGTGTCCGGTGGTCATTCGCTTGCATTCTCGCCTGACGGGTCTCGCGTCGCCTGTGGCCTGAGGAACGGAAAGGTGTACATCTGCGCGTTGGGACCAGACGTCAGCGCTCATGGTCCGTTCACGGGTCATATCACGTACGTCAACTCAGTCGTGTTCTCTTCCCACGGCTTGCATCTTGCATCTGGATCGAACGACAGGACTGTGCGAGTGTGGGATGTACAGACAGGCCAGCCGGTTGGCACGCCCTTCGAGGGTCATACTGCTGAGGTCTGGTCAGTCTGCTCCTGTCCCACTGACTCGCGCATTGCCTCGGGCTCTTGGGATAAAACGATCCGAGTGTGGGATCCGCAAACTGGACAGACGGTGCTAGGACCACTCACGGGACATTCTAGCCATGTATTCTGCGTTGCGTTTTCGCACAACGGTGCTTTCATTGCCTCTGGATCAAAAGACAACACAATCCGAGTGTATGACACGCGTACGGGTCACATAGTGCTTGGACCACTCGAGGGACACACCAACGCCATCAGATCGGTCATCTTCTCTCCAGACAGCACTCGCCTGTTCTCTTGCTCAGACGACGGCACGGTACGCGTATGGAACGTGCAGGACATCGACACCTCCAATTCTCTTCCGACTGCCTCATCTCTTTCCTCTCGTATCTACTCCATCCGATACTCTCGCAGCGGCACACGGGTTGTCTCTGGCTCAGAAGATGGGTCGATACACGTGTGGGATGTGGCGACCGGTCAGCTGATGCTCGGACCACTCCATGGCCATGAGGGCGAGGTTGCATCTGTGGACTACTCAGCCGATGATCGGTACATTGCGTCTGGTTCAGGAGACAGGACACTGCGAATCTGGGATGGACTGACGGGACAAGACATCCACGGACCGATGGAGGGGCATAGTCGATGGGCGAACTGTGTGCGATTCTCACCCGACAGCACGGTCGTTGTCTCAGGGTCTCATGACCTCACTGTCCGAATATGGGATGTGAGCACCGGCCAACAAGTGACCCAACTGTTCCAAGGGGATGGCTGTATCCACTCGGTTGGGATCTCTCTTGACGGTCATCGAGTTGTCTGTGGCTTGATTCATGGCAAGATAGTCGTACTAGACCGACATGGCGGCACCACCCTCGTTGGCGCAATCGATGCTCACAAGGCCCAGGTTCTTTCGGTGGAGTTCTCCCAAGATGGCAAGCGCCTCGTCTCAGGGTCGCCTGACAAATCAGTGAGAATATGGGATGCAGAGACATGGAAGCAGCTTGTTGTTTGCGGCGAGAGTGGTGGCGCCCACAGTAGCTCGGTTTCCGTGTCGTTCTCACCCAACGGTCTGTATGTTGCATCTGGGTCTTCTGACCATACTGTGCGCGTGTGGGACTCGGAGAACGGCAAGCTTATACACGGTCCTCTGAAGGCACATACCGATCGCGTGGAATGCATCCAGTTCTCACCTGATGGCTCACACCTCGTTTCGTGCTCGTGGGACCGCACCATTCGATTCTGGGACGTATCGCTTCTGGGAACACATTCACAAGAGAATGCAACCACAGGCACGA ACAATGCTGGAGCAGGCGTTCCCACTTCTGACTCCCATGTGTCTCATTTATCCTCTCTGGATGGCGATGGCTGGGTGGTGGACTCGCACGGTCGACGACTAGTATGGGTCCCATCAGACCTTCGCACCTATCTGGCACTCCCCCCGACCTCCTCGATCATCGCTGACCAAGGGGCTTTTACTCTAAACACGGACGGATGGAATATAGGAGATAG CTACTGCACTAGCATGGACCAATATCAGTTTCGTTATGATGCTGAGAAAGTAACGGAAGAAAGAGGCATTAACATGGCTG AAGGGAATGGACGTCCACTGAGCTCATGTATTCTTGCACTCTTACGAGCTGGCCAAGTTATCAAACTCGAGCACCGCGAGATTGTCAACTACCACCGTAGCCTTAGTTTACAC CAAGCAAGACAGAGTGCGTTCGGGTTCGGAGCGAATACTCGACAGCTGGTTGCTGAAAGTGTCGTCAAAGTTATGGCGCGCGTCGCTAGAAGGTGCATTCGTGTGAGAGACGCTTTCGGAA CTGTTCGGCATCCGTGTGCACTGATCGTATCCCGGCGCGCCCGCCACGGCAGAATCATGATGTATATGAGCTCTAGCAACCATGATCTGCTCGATTCAATGACGCATCCAGGCGCCGG GGTGTTCCATGATCCAAGTAGTCAACTCGGCATCGAGGTGTACGATACGACGGGCGAGAGTGTGGTCAGCCTCGCCGAAGAGCGCACAAAGTATGTCGAATCCGCTACGATATCTCCCGACGGCTCCAAGGTGGCCTTTTCTAGCTATCGTGGTACCCCATATGTGTGGGACACCGCCAACGGAGGCGCGGTCACACAGCTGCTTCCTGATGGCGTGTCCGGCGGTCTGTCGCTTGCATTCTCGCCTGACGGGTCTCGCGTCGCCTGTGGCCTGAGGAACGGAGAGGTGTACATCTGCGCGTTGGGACAAGACGTCAGCGCTCATGGTCCGCTCATGGGTCATACAACAGATGTCTACTCAGTCGTGTTCTCTTCCGATGGCTTGCATCTTGCATCTGGATCGAGCGACAGGACTGTGCGAGTGTGGGATGTACAGACAGGCCAGCCGGTTTGCACGCCCTTCAAGGGTCATACTGCTGAGGTCTGGTCAGTATGCTCCTGTCCCACTGACTCGCGCATTGCCTCGGGCTCATCTGATAGAACGATCCGAGTATGGGATCCGCATACTGGGCAGACGGTGCTAGGACCACTCACAGCACATTCTGGCGCTGTATACTGCGTCGCGTTTTCGCACAACGGCGCTTTCATTGCCTCTGGATCAGCCGACAACACAATCCGAGTCTATGACACGCGTACCGGCTACACAGTCCTTGGACCACTCGAGGGACACATCAAATACATCACCTCGGTCATCTTCTCTCCCGACAGCACTCGCCTGTTCTCTTGCTCAGCAGACGGCACGGTACGCGTATGGAATGTGCAAGACATCGATACCTCCAATCCTCTTCCGGCTGCCTTGTCTCTTTCCTCTCGTATCTACTCCATCCGATACTCTCGCAGCGGCACACGGGTTGTCTCTGGCTCAGCAGATGGGTCGATACACGTGTGGGATGTGGCGACCGGTCAGCTGGTGCTCGGACCACTCCATGGCCATGAGGGCGACGTATCTGTGGACTACTCAGCCGATGATCGGTACATTGCGTCTGGTTCAAGAGACAGCACAGTGCGAATCTGGGATGGACTGACGGGACAAGACATCCACGGACCGATGGAGGGGCATAGTGATTGGGTGAACTGTGTGCGATTCTCACCCGACAGCACGGTCGTTGTCTCAGGGTCTGATGACTGCACTGTCCGAATATGGGATGTGAGCACCGGCCAACAAGTGACCCAACTGCCCCAAGGAGATCAGTGGATCCTGTCGGTTGGGACCTCTCCTGATGGCCATCGGGTTGTCTGTGGCTCAAATCATGGCAAGATAGTCGTGCTAGACCGACATGGCGGCACCACGCTCGTTGGCCTAGTCGATGCTCACAAGGACTGGGTTCGTCCGGTGGAGTTCTCCCAAGATGGCAAGCGCCTCGTCTCAGGGTCGGATGACAAATCAGTGGTGATATGGGATGCAGAGACAGGGAAGCAGCTTGTTGTTTGTGGCAAGACCGGTGGCGCCCACAGTGACTCGGTCTCCTCTGTGTCGTTCTCACCCAATGGTCCGTATGTTGCATCTGGGTCTTGGGACCATACTGTGGGCGTGTGGGACTCGGAGAACGGCAAGCTTATACACGGTCCTCTGAGGGGACATACCGATATCGTGCGATCCATCCAGTTCTCACCCGATGGCTCACACCTCGTTTCGTGCTCGTGGGACCGCACCATTCGATTCTGGGACGTATCGCTTCTGGGAACACATTCACAAGAGAATGCAACCACAGGCACGA ACAATGCTGGAGCAGGCATTTCCACTTCTGACTCTCACGTATCTCATCTTTCCTCTCTGGACGACGACGGCTGGGTGGTGGACTCACACGGTCGACGACTAGTATGGGTACCATCAGACCTTCGCACCTATCTGGCACTCCCCCGACCTCCTCGATCATCGCTGACCAAGGGGCTTTTACTCTAA